In Populus alba chromosome 4, ASM523922v2, whole genome shotgun sequence, the genomic window GAGAGCACTTTATGCAACGAAACTTGAAGAACACAACAGGAGCATTTTCAATATTGTAAAAGCAAATGAACAACTTAAGATTCTTGAAACCATTTTCTTGGATTCCAGCTTTAAATTAGTATTGCCCTAGACCATCTTAGATAGTACAGGGTAAGCATATGAAACAGAAATCTTCAACTGCTTTCCATAACCATCTTGTGGaaccaaaaacaattacaacaatAAAGAACTTTGGGCCTGACAACCAATCAATTAATCCAACAAAACCAAAAGGATTCAACTGctgaaaaatcattgataaattACAGTAGCAGGAAACTTGAACTTGTCCGTAATGAAAGGTACTGCCTGTGGATTGTTCACCAAATCATGATAAAGATCATACTCCGCCTCATAATCATGTAACTTAAGCTCAGCCTTTTGATTAGTATGATAGTGATGCCTAGCTAAAGCTGATTTTCCAAACCCAAATATACTAACTTTATCACAAATCCCCACTGCAAGCATCACAGCTTGCATACCAGAAGAATAATGAAACATAGACCCATCATGAGCAGAGCCCCATTCATCCAATGACTTCCCTGTCTCCTCCACAAACCGTTTCAAGGAATAATACTTCACAATCCTCGCACACAACAAGTCAAAGCGCGGATCAGTGACAATCAATGGCGCATCGTGAGATGAATTGCAAACAGCATAGTCCAAGAAATGTGCTGGTTGACAGATATACATAACCATAGGGACGTTAACCCCATACGGGTGACAAAAGCAACCTTGCCTCCTTCCACAAAGATGCAAAATATTGCTATTTACAAAAGAAATATTAGTTTTCGCCCCCACATTTCTCTCATATCTCTCCGTCCTCGCATTGTTCAATCGGATTACAACCTCATGACGATCAATCAACTCTCCATGCTCTTTCTGCATCAAAATCCCACTATTCCCAACTACAGCACAAGAACCATACCGCCTTTCCGAACCCACCAATCCATTATGCCTATCAATAGGACCCTTCAGAAGCCCTATCAATTCATCCATTATTTCAGGCTGATACCTCTTCTTTCGCGCCCAATCATGCAAAGCCCTCCTAAAATCTAACCAATACCTATAAAACTGAGGAGACCTGAGCATTAATGGGATGCCCCTAGATGATCTTGCTCTAACATCATGATGATTAAACCTCCTCCAAGTAGCAAAAGACCTATACCTTCCTCGACTATCAAAGTTCCCTTCTAATAACTCTTCTATTTCATGCTTCGCTTGTTCTTCTCCTATGTCAATAGCTGAATATTTCAGCAACGTGGAATTAAAAACTGGAACTTTTTTCTGTAGAATCAATTTGGGTTTCTCAAACCCGATGAAGCCAACCCCGTCACCACGGGGGATTAGGATCCTGCAGCTGAGAGTCAGAGCAAATACAACGAGCAGTAGAATGCTAAAAAGCGGACGCACTGACCTTTTCATTGGCGCAATGAAAACAGCAGACCCGGTTTCCGGCTCCTCCTAAAAAAACCCACCAAGTATTTGCATCAGACCAATCTGggaatcaacaaaatataaagatcAAGTAACATATATTAAATCTTGGATGAGTTCGTCGacaaagacattttttttttatgttagctTAAACAAATATCtagtatttaaaaatagaagCTTGATGTTACAAGAAAGTGAAATAGGAATTGCAAATGAAGGAATGGTTTGGGAGAGGAGTGGTTTGGTTAAGAAATGGGAATTTCATGACTGGCTTGGTTGTGGAGAGAGTGAGTGAGAGGGAACTAGAAGAAGGGTGGACCTGAGATCCAGGACAAAAATGGATTTGTTGTGTGTTTTGTTGGGATACTGAGATCAAGTGTTTTGTTGCTTTCATGATGTTCGATTATGGAGGGGGTAAAGTTTAGtgactgatttttttattatattacgaGTTAATCCTTctatgtttaaaaataacaagtttaagttaatattaataaaaaaaataaaaattaaaggaagagtTTTTAACCATTCTCACATAacactatttattataataatattttttttcatgtttttagttttttttttaatttcacttttattttttaacattatatttaaGGATTGGgctttataatgtttttaaatttatttttttataagattatcttaTACTCCTTACCTAGATTATGAGTACAataagttaactcgagttttttttttcattgttttaattaattttttttaattttattctctgACATTGGATTGCTTGAGAATTAcgctttattatttattttagtttgcattttataagattatctctATCTCATGACTCGGATCACGAGTTTAGTGGGTTAACCATGGTTAACCTGAATTGTCTTTTTTATCCTTgtgttcatcaatttttttttttcaacactaGGTAGATCAAGAatcgagttttataatttgttttaatttactttttattaggttaACTAGGTCTCATGACTTAGGTCGCAGATTTGATAGTTAATTCAGGTTAgcacgagttatttttttaggtccttttttaattgatttttttagtttcgtCCTGCAACgttgagtttattaaaaattgagttttgtaatttgttttaatttatttatttttttgttatcaaaatCTCATGACTTAGTATATAGATTAGCATGTTAAGCCGAATTAATCAAATACATTGTcgtcttaaaatttattaaaaacttctcatctttaatatttattttgactcaaattatgtttttattggttatttagGTTGTCTCTGATCCTGTCAAAACTACCAAGTCATATTTGGTTAATTCTcacactgttttatttttttttactagaaaaaacattagcaacgtctacaaatttttttcatattaaaaaaataatcttactcTCATCATAGTGCCGGCCAAtaatttagagggtgtttgggagtgtggtagcggttgcttttcaaatagtttttcgtgccgaaaagcatgccaataatgttttttcattttttaaaaattatttttgatatcagcacatcaaaacgatctaaaaagtacaaaccgcactcaattttagcaaaaaaaaaaattaaaatttttcgaAAAGCAGGTttgaccgcaatgccaaacggttGATTAGTCTTGGTCAAAGCttattgttaatttgtttataagtgtttaaattacaatttaatccttaatttttttttatgagttaatccatctagttttaataatattaagtcTAAGTTAATATCTTGATTAAACTTGATTCTTAATTCTTTTGAAGGTGTACGAATTGTGATTTGTAGatggattttggtttttttgtggtATATGAGATTATGAAATTTGACTAAAAATGGAGAATATTTTGGTAAATTGTTGTGGGAAATTAATAGGAGGactattttagaaataaataagaGTATAAGGATTCAATATTTGGTTTTAAACTTGAGGgattaactaattattttgtAATAGCTTGCTCGTTGATGAAATGATGAGTGTTATGCTGGGGGAgcttagatgatgtggaggtagGATCTAAGTCTAGTTGGGATGCTATAGATCTATCTAAATCCAGCTCTTATTTATACCTGCTGTCCATTGATTATCCAACTTGATGTGAACCTTtgctattataattattatattgataaacACTAAGTTAGTGTTTgatcacttcttctttttttcctggatCTATTTCTTCGAGCCCATTTGTTTGATAATGTAgtatagttaatttttaaataattttttatattaaaatatatattaataatatttttttttatttttaaaaaattatttttgatatcagtatattaaaataattttaaaaacactaaaaaatatattaatttttttaataaattactttCATGACAATAAAGGTTGGATATCATACATGTTCATAAAATTTTCAAAGCTTGAATGGTAAACCAGCTACGAAtccatataattataatttggaAGAATTGGAAAGATACATTATTATATATCTTGGATTTTCAACGCCGCGGGCCAATTAATTAACTCTGATTCCCTTCAACATATTTGTATTCTCTATGCGTGTGCATAGAGAACAAGCACAAACATTTGTTTATTGGAGTCATGGAATATCACACgccaattaattaaatttgtaaGAAAATAGAGAAGTATAACTAATTATATTGGCATGAGTGTTATCAAATTAATTgtacttttatttaattgattaagatGGAAAACAACAAGCAGCCTCCTTTCTCAGGCCCGATAGATGTCAATTACTAGGCAACAATATTATGATTGCGATGCCGAGAAGGTGGTAAAAAAGACTTTCAAATTGTAAGAAACaatcttattttataagaaatttaaCGTTTTAGTTATTCTAGTAAATGGTATGATGGAAAGGCTTTttagacaaaacaaaaaaaaaaaatgatatttttttagttaatcttgtgtttttctattcaatattattatgcctctttttttttaaaaaaaaaaaagtttttgtgaacgggaatatattaattattattttattaaccataaattataaattttttgagtgAACATATCaaaccaaatcaattttattgatttttaaatgcaTATCAAGGTTTGGAAGGTTATTAACTAAACAAAAATGGAAATGGACTCCATTAAGCTTCCACTTACTTCTAGATTTTGTGTTGCTTGATATATTAAATACCCCATAGATTccttttcctattattttaaattaaaagctttgtttttttttcttgct contains:
- the LOC118060180 gene encoding beta-1,6-galactosyltransferase GALT29A-like, translating into MKRSVRPLFSILLLVVFALTLSCRILIPRGDGVGFIGFEKPKLILQKKVPVFNSTLLKYSAIDIGEEQAKHEIEELLEGNFDSRGRYRSFATWRRFNHHDVRARSSRGIPLMLRSPQFYRYWLDFRRALHDWARKKRYQPEIMDELIGLLKGPIDRHNGLVGSERRYGSCAVVGNSGILMQKEHGELIDRHEVVIRLNNARTERYERNVGAKTNISFVNSNILHLCGRRQGCFCHPYGVNVPMVMYICQPAHFLDYAVCNSSHDAPLIVTDPRFDLLCARIVKYYSLKRFVEETGKSLDEWGSAHDGSMFHYSSGMQAVMLAVGICDKVSIFGFGKSALARHHYHTNQKAELKLHDYEAEYDLYHDLVNNPQAVPFITDKFKFPATVIYQ